In Phycisphaerae bacterium, the following proteins share a genomic window:
- a CDS encoding FtsW/RodA/SpoVE family cell cycle protein: protein MFDFLRGRLFVTRLIMLAAAAGLVAIGIMMIYASGNPVDSAGGLSSTADMWKKQAVFAGAGFIGFIIINSFSYKKLGPVSLWLYAAIVILLAILLLDKFVHLPFVPVKKGSRRWIVLGSLLQFQPSEFFKLIYIIALGWHLRYRSNYRNLAALIPPFILTFLPMVLILLEPDLGTVLLMMPVFLAMLFIAGAKVKHLVVIIALAIFAFPVLWLQMHDYQRMRISSVLFQSGVDGSESWFKQQSRQRPWLGKLLGVNSERLRNWEVGEGYQLMRSKLAIASGGMSGQGYRSGPFIKYRFLPDRHNDFIFALIGHQWGFAGAVLVISLYALLIACGLEIAAASSDVFGGYVAAGISIIFAMQVIVNISMTIGIMPITGITLPFVSYGGSSLLVNIVSIGLVNNIGRSK, encoded by the coding sequence ATGTTTGATTTTTTACGCGGGAGACTGTTTGTAACCCGGCTGATAATGCTGGCTGCCGCGGCCGGTCTTGTCGCTATCGGCATTATGATGATTTACGCGTCCGGCAATCCGGTCGATTCTGCCGGCGGTCTCAGCTCAACCGCAGACATGTGGAAAAAGCAGGCTGTTTTCGCCGGGGCCGGTTTCATCGGTTTTATTATCATAAATTCGTTCAGTTATAAAAAGCTGGGTCCGGTGAGCTTGTGGCTTTACGCGGCGATAGTTATTCTGCTTGCGATATTGTTACTGGATAAATTTGTGCATCTGCCGTTTGTGCCGGTCAAAAAAGGCTCGCGCCGGTGGATTGTTTTAGGTTCGCTTCTGCAGTTCCAGCCTTCCGAATTTTTCAAGCTTATTTACATCATCGCGCTCGGCTGGCATTTACGGTACAGGAGCAATTATCGTAATTTAGCCGCGCTTATCCCGCCGTTTATTTTGACGTTTTTGCCGATGGTTTTGATTTTGCTCGAGCCGGATTTGGGAACGGTTCTTTTGATGATGCCAGTATTTTTGGCGATGCTGTTCATAGCCGGGGCCAAGGTTAAACATCTTGTTGTGATAATAGCGCTTGCGATTTTTGCGTTTCCGGTTCTCTGGCTCCAGATGCACGATTATCAGCGGATGCGGATAAGCTCGGTGCTTTTTCAAAGCGGTGTTGACGGAAGCGAAAGCTGGTTCAAGCAGCAAAGCCGTCAGCGTCCCTGGCTGGGCAAATTGCTCGGCGTAAATTCCGAAAGACTTCGGAACTGGGAAGTCGGGGAAGGCTATCAGCTTATGCGTTCCAAACTGGCGATCGCATCTGGCGGAATGAGCGGGCAGGGTTACAGAAGCGGGCCGTTCATAAAATATAGATTCCTGCCTGACAGGCATAACGATTTCATATTCGCCCTGATAGGACACCAGTGGGGCTTCGCGGGGGCGGTGCTGGTAATATCGCTGTACGCTTTGCTGATAGCCTGCGGACTGGAGATAGCGGCGGCAAGCTCCGATGTGTTCGGCGGTTATGTGGCCGCGGGAATAAGCATAATTTTCGCGATGCAGGTAATTGTAAATATCAGTATGACAATCGGAATTATGCCGATTACCGGAATTACGCTGCCATTCGTAAGTTACGGCGGGTCAAGCCTTTTGGTAAATATTGTGTCTATAGGATTAGTCAATAATATCGGCAGAAGCAAATAA
- a CDS encoding DNA alkylation repair protein yields the protein MNRIIKKVRGALKAGADEKTKNSFQRFFKEEVKLYGAKTALVVKIAKDGFADIEDLSKKEIFAICEELFKSGFLEEAGIAATWSYQIRERFLVSDFKTFERWINKYIDNWAKCDTFCNHTVGDFIEQNPEFISGLKKWTKSKNRWLRRAAAVSLIIPARQGKFLKDIFEIARSLLIDKDDMVQKGYGWMLKEASRKHQREVFDFVVKNKANMPRTALRYAIEKMPEKLRKKAIAI from the coding sequence ATGAATAGGATTATCAAAAAAGTCAGAGGCGCACTTAAAGCCGGGGCGGACGAGAAAACAAAAAACAGTTTTCAACGATTTTTCAAGGAAGAGGTCAAACTCTACGGGGCAAAAACAGCACTGGTTGTAAAAATCGCCAAAGATGGTTTCGCGGATATCGAGGATTTAAGTAAGAAAGAAATATTTGCCATCTGCGAAGAACTGTTCAAGTCCGGCTTTTTGGAAGAAGCCGGCATTGCAGCTACCTGGAGTTACCAGATTCGCGAACGATTTTTAGTAAGCGATTTTAAAACCTTCGAGCGATGGATAAATAAATATATAGATAACTGGGCGAAGTGCGACACATTCTGCAATCATACGGTCGGCGACTTTATCGAACAAAATCCTGAATTTATAAGCGGTTTAAAGAAGTGGACAAAATCAAAGAACCGCTGGCTAAGACGGGCCGCCGCTGTGTCGCTGATTATTCCGGCAAGACAAGGGAAATTCCTGAAAGATATTTTTGAAATTGCCAGGAGTCTGCTTATCGATAAAGATGATATGGTGCAAAAGGGCTATGGCTGGATGCTGAAAGAAGCGAGCCGAAAACATCAAAGGGAAGTATTTGATTTTGTGGTAAAAAATAAAGCAAATATGCCGCGGACCGCTTTGCGTTATGCGATTGAAAAAATGCCTGAAAAACTGCGGAAAAAGGCAATAGCTATATAG